A section of the Triticum dicoccoides isolate Atlit2015 ecotype Zavitan chromosome 7A, WEW_v2.0, whole genome shotgun sequence genome encodes:
- the LOC119329935 gene encoding mediator of RNA polymerase II transcription subunit 17-like isoform X2, producing the protein MAAMGDDLRLDFDKLPIKRLEAIDEAGNEHYPPDGSSEAQRLAAIRRIDFSWVVERDAKKAKKAAADDAARKAWPWQGLHESLQLAQQELTVILDLISTVEANDTVAVAATISKPKPLPDEVLADMAVSAATKLQHLRHLGRYFKQSAKTMGQQFQKEARFYGSLIRLQQNWKVKRQLGNAPGSNSFMFDVVDTSQLDTAEMPRLSSLSLVPIDQDSSAEDDASENDDVNKSVKQAHSILRNIHKSIFEEQVFDMVIRETFVQTQGVNVTGMCEDFLQLAIGQESLLCLSLANSGQDSDSEMAGHEEHTNSEANLVLATTNGKQEPLKSNPSGFLNPKSLEIYLLHMFHDNILKKVREKYRNIVRNQSPAHTAEPAGDECGLLGHFCMTVAHKIFSNKVQLELESVVSRVPYLHLQSLPTWHSRTSSWSICLRVPQPILAADRLTKPSDNGEPKYKSSRRQFNMKIVLKDGQISLLGEGSPSIAGSLTRKPSDGYLINSYSCDLEDLPTMVLQQVASQVINWLHEEAQVLGMSVTRDFLGLYFDLDHGDTTLGLVGHIDPDDAYGCVSWYLTVDHLAEEDGKAPATDDPWAEEKCRFLGYLSLEVLHSTLMDLINLCGTAPTR; encoded by the exons ATGGCGGCCATGGGCGACGACCTGCGGCTGGACTTCGACAAGCTCCCCATCAAGCGCCTCGAGGCCATCGACGAGGCCGGCAACGAGCACTACCCGCC GGACGGCAGCAGCGAGGCACAGCGGTTGGCGGCGATCCGCCGCATCGACTTCTCCTGGGTCGTCGAGCGGGacgccaagaaggccaagaaggcggcgGCCGATGACGCCGCCCGCAAGGCCTGGCCATGGCAGGGCCTCCACGAGAGCCTGCAGCTGGCGCAGCAGGAGCTCACCGTCATCCTCGACCTCATCTCCACG GTCGAGGCGAACGACACCGTGGCCGTGGCGGCGACCATCTCCAAGCCCAAGCCGCTGCCGGACGAAGTCCTCGCCGACATGGCCGTCTCCGCCGCCACCAAGCTCCAGCACCTTCGG CATCTGGGACGGTACTTCAAGCAATCGGCCAAAACGATGGGGCAGCAGTTCCAGAAGGAGGCTAGGTTCTATGGCTCATTGATCAG GTTGCAACAGAACTGGAAAGTTAAGAGGCAGCTTGGGAATGCTCCAGGAAGCAACAGCTTCATGTTTGATGTAGTTGACACTTCTCAGTTGGACACGGCTGAGATGCCCCGATTGTCGTCATTGTCTTTGGTTCCAATCGATCAGGACTCGTCAG CTGAAGATGATGCCTCGGAGAATGATGATGTCAATAAGTCTGTCAAACAGGCGCATTCCATTCTCCGCAATATCCACAAGTCAATATTTGAGGAGCAG GTATTTGATATGGTGATCCGTGAGACATTTGTCCAAACTCAAGGCGTCAACGTAACTGGAATGTGTGAGGATTTTCTCCAATTAGCCATTGGCCAGGAGAGTTTGTTGTGCCTTTCGCTTGCGAATTCTGGACAGGACAGTGACTCGGAAATGGCGGGCCATGAAGAGCACACTAATTCAGAGGCGAATCTTGTGTTAGCCACCACCAATGGGAAGCAGGAGCCTTTAAAAAGCAACCCCTCAGGGTTTCTTAACCCGAAAAGTCTGGAGATTTACCTGCTACATATGTTCCATGACAACATTCTTAAGAAAGTCAGGGAGAAATATCGTAATATTGTTCGCAACCAGAGTCCTGCTCACACTGCAGAGCCTGCAGGTGACGAGTGTGGCTTGCTAGGCCATTTCTGCATGACAGTTGCtcataaaatattttcaaataaagtgCAGCTGGAGCTGGAGAGTGTG GTTAGCAGGGTTCCGTATCTCCATCTGCAGTCCCTTCCTACGTGGCATTCTCGAACTTCTTCCTGGTCTATCTGCCTAAGAGTTCCGCAGCCTATTTTAGCTGCTGACCGACTCACGAAGCCTTCGGACAATGGTGAGCCTAAATACAAATCTTCCAGGAGACAGTTCAACATGAAGATTGTCTTGAAGGATGGCCAGATAAGTTTGTTGGGCGAAGGTTCTCCGAGCATTGCTGGATCATTGACCAGGAAGCCCTCAGATGGGTATCTGATAAACAGTTACAGCTGTGACTTGGAGGACCTCCCAACGATGGTTCTGCAGCAG GTGGCGAGCCAGGTGATAAACTGGCTCCACGAGGAGGCGCAGGTCCTGGGGATGAGTGTGACGAGGGACTTTTTAGGCCTCTACTTTGACCTGGACCACGGCGACACGACACTGGGCCTGGTGGGGCACATCGACCCGGATGATGCTTATGGGTGCGTGTCGTGGTACCTGACGGTGGACCACCTGGCGGAGGAGGACGGGAAGGCGCCGGCGACGGACGACCCGTGGGCGGAGGAGAAGTGCAGGTTCCTTGGGTACCTATCCCTGGAGGTGCTCCACTCCACCCTCATGGACCTCATCAACCTGTGTGGCACCGCGCCCACCCGCTGA
- the LOC119329935 gene encoding mediator of RNA polymerase II transcription subunit 17-like isoform X1 has protein sequence MAAMGDDLRLDFDKLPIKRLEAIDEAGNEHYPPDGSSEAQRLAAIRRIDFSWVVERDAKKAKKAAADDAARKAWPWQGLHESLQLAQQELTVILDLISTVEANDTVAVAATISKPKPLPDEVLADMAVSAATKLQHLRHLGRYFKQSAKTMGQQFQKEARFYGSLIRLQQNWKVKRQLGNAPGSNSFMFDVVDTSQLDTAEMPRLSSLSLVPIDQDSSGTLSVQIPQKSCRFLSLQFHGDSASGVESYTCKTKGVSSTTCSAAEDDASENDDVNKSVKQAHSILRNIHKSIFEEQVFDMVIRETFVQTQGVNVTGMCEDFLQLAIGQESLLCLSLANSGQDSDSEMAGHEEHTNSEANLVLATTNGKQEPLKSNPSGFLNPKSLEIYLLHMFHDNILKKVREKYRNIVRNQSPAHTAEPAGDECGLLGHFCMTVAHKIFSNKVQLELESVVSRVPYLHLQSLPTWHSRTSSWSICLRVPQPILAADRLTKPSDNGEPKYKSSRRQFNMKIVLKDGQISLLGEGSPSIAGSLTRKPSDGYLINSYSCDLEDLPTMVLQQVASQVINWLHEEAQVLGMSVTRDFLGLYFDLDHGDTTLGLVGHIDPDDAYGCVSWYLTVDHLAEEDGKAPATDDPWAEEKCRFLGYLSLEVLHSTLMDLINLCGTAPTR, from the exons ATGGCGGCCATGGGCGACGACCTGCGGCTGGACTTCGACAAGCTCCCCATCAAGCGCCTCGAGGCCATCGACGAGGCCGGCAACGAGCACTACCCGCC GGACGGCAGCAGCGAGGCACAGCGGTTGGCGGCGATCCGCCGCATCGACTTCTCCTGGGTCGTCGAGCGGGacgccaagaaggccaagaaggcggcgGCCGATGACGCCGCCCGCAAGGCCTGGCCATGGCAGGGCCTCCACGAGAGCCTGCAGCTGGCGCAGCAGGAGCTCACCGTCATCCTCGACCTCATCTCCACG GTCGAGGCGAACGACACCGTGGCCGTGGCGGCGACCATCTCCAAGCCCAAGCCGCTGCCGGACGAAGTCCTCGCCGACATGGCCGTCTCCGCCGCCACCAAGCTCCAGCACCTTCGG CATCTGGGACGGTACTTCAAGCAATCGGCCAAAACGATGGGGCAGCAGTTCCAGAAGGAGGCTAGGTTCTATGGCTCATTGATCAG GTTGCAACAGAACTGGAAAGTTAAGAGGCAGCTTGGGAATGCTCCAGGAAGCAACAGCTTCATGTTTGATGTAGTTGACACTTCTCAGTTGGACACGGCTGAGATGCCCCGATTGTCGTCATTGTCTTTGGTTCCAATCGATCAGGACTCGTCAGGTACTTTGTCTGTACAAATCCCACAAAAGTCATGCCGTTTCTTGAGCCTTCAATTTCATGGGGACAGTGCAAGCGGCGTGGAAAGCTACACTTGCAAAACGAAAGGTGTCTCAAGCACCACTTGTTCTGCAGCTGAAGATGATGCCTCGGAGAATGATGATGTCAATAAGTCTGTCAAACAGGCGCATTCCATTCTCCGCAATATCCACAAGTCAATATTTGAGGAGCAG GTATTTGATATGGTGATCCGTGAGACATTTGTCCAAACTCAAGGCGTCAACGTAACTGGAATGTGTGAGGATTTTCTCCAATTAGCCATTGGCCAGGAGAGTTTGTTGTGCCTTTCGCTTGCGAATTCTGGACAGGACAGTGACTCGGAAATGGCGGGCCATGAAGAGCACACTAATTCAGAGGCGAATCTTGTGTTAGCCACCACCAATGGGAAGCAGGAGCCTTTAAAAAGCAACCCCTCAGGGTTTCTTAACCCGAAAAGTCTGGAGATTTACCTGCTACATATGTTCCATGACAACATTCTTAAGAAAGTCAGGGAGAAATATCGTAATATTGTTCGCAACCAGAGTCCTGCTCACACTGCAGAGCCTGCAGGTGACGAGTGTGGCTTGCTAGGCCATTTCTGCATGACAGTTGCtcataaaatattttcaaataaagtgCAGCTGGAGCTGGAGAGTGTG GTTAGCAGGGTTCCGTATCTCCATCTGCAGTCCCTTCCTACGTGGCATTCTCGAACTTCTTCCTGGTCTATCTGCCTAAGAGTTCCGCAGCCTATTTTAGCTGCTGACCGACTCACGAAGCCTTCGGACAATGGTGAGCCTAAATACAAATCTTCCAGGAGACAGTTCAACATGAAGATTGTCTTGAAGGATGGCCAGATAAGTTTGTTGGGCGAAGGTTCTCCGAGCATTGCTGGATCATTGACCAGGAAGCCCTCAGATGGGTATCTGATAAACAGTTACAGCTGTGACTTGGAGGACCTCCCAACGATGGTTCTGCAGCAG GTGGCGAGCCAGGTGATAAACTGGCTCCACGAGGAGGCGCAGGTCCTGGGGATGAGTGTGACGAGGGACTTTTTAGGCCTCTACTTTGACCTGGACCACGGCGACACGACACTGGGCCTGGTGGGGCACATCGACCCGGATGATGCTTATGGGTGCGTGTCGTGGTACCTGACGGTGGACCACCTGGCGGAGGAGGACGGGAAGGCGCCGGCGACGGACGACCCGTGGGCGGAGGAGAAGTGCAGGTTCCTTGGGTACCTATCCCTGGAGGTGCTCCACTCCACCCTCATGGACCTCATCAACCTGTGTGGCACCGCGCCCACCCGCTGA